A stretch of the Dehalococcoidia bacterium genome encodes the following:
- a CDS encoding helix-turn-helix domain-containing protein: protein MIDIHGELYLDVHEAAASLGVKPETLYAYVSRGRLRSFRRGIGRNRLYRKAEIDALLTLQPSSPSAPPSPAPAPTAETPAAAEASEAEPPVPPDQGGFPRADRWATER from the coding sequence ATGATCGACATTCACGGCGAGCTGTACCTGGACGTGCACGAGGCCGCCGCAAGCCTCGGCGTCAAGCCCGAGACGCTGTACGCCTACGTCTCGCGCGGCCGCCTGCGCAGCTTCCGCCGCGGCATCGGCCGCAACCGCCTCTACCGCAAGGCCGAGATCGACGCCCTGCTCACGCTGCAGCCGTCGTCGCCGTCCGCGCCGCCGTCACCAGCGCCAGCGCCCACCGCGGAGACGCCGGCAGCAGCGGAAGCGAGCGAGGCTGAACCGCCGGTGCCGCCCGATCAGGGCGGCTTCCCCCGCGCCGACCGCTGGGCGACGGAGCGCTAG